The sequence TGCCCGGCAAGCAGTATCGCTTGGCAGATTGCTGTTTTTCAGCAAATTGCTAATATTTATTGACACTGTATTGTTCATTTTTTACAAATCTAAAAAATGAACAGCAAGGATAACATTTACTGTACCGCTCCATCCTTCTCTCCGGAAGACCGCTGGCACCTCGCATCATTGGATTCAATCCTTACCGGCCATGGTTTCGCCGCTTACGTTCCGTCACGGGACGGTATTGATAATCTGATCATCAGCTGCGCCGGAAGGGACCGCGGCGACAGGATGAAGCTGGCGCGGTCGGCCTTTGCCCTGAATGCCTTCCACCTGGTAGCCAGGAGCCGCTGCGTCATCTTTATCATGAACGGCCGCGTCCCCGATGAGGGGGGAACGGTCACTTCAGCCATTGCCGCCATGGTCGGCATCCCCGTGATCCTCCTGAAGGAGGACCACCGGAGCGTCTTTCACGGCAACGACAACTCCATGATCACGGGCCTGAGCGATTTGACAAAGAAGGCAAGAAAGACCAATGACGTCATCGATCTGCTGGAGAGGCGCCTGTCGGGGCCGGCCTATATCCACGGCCGGGGCACCCTGCCGGCGGACCTGGAGCGCGCGGTGCGGCTCGGCGAGTCCCTCCGGCGTTTTCTCGATGAGCAGGGATATCACGGCGGCGGCGAGGCCCCCAAGGGGACCGTCGAAGGGGTCCTTTCCAGGTACGACTCCTCGGAATACGCTGCAGGGGTGATACTGATATGAGGGGCTTCGCATGCAGAGACGCAGATCCTTCGGGGGAGGTGCGTAATGAATGACCGTCCCCTGATTTACTGCTCCGGGCCGCTCTTCTGCCGCGGGGAGATAGACGCCATGGCGGGGATCGCCCGTGTCCTGGAGGACGCGGGGTACGAGACCTTTCTTCCCCACCGCGACGGTCTGGAGGCCTTCGTGACCGGCAAAACCGACGATTACCTGTCAAACCTCTGTACGCCCCTGGTGAGGCTCATGCACCACCTGGCCTTCTGCGTGGACCTGTACTATATCCTGAAATGCGACTGCATGGTCATGAACATGAACGGCCGCGTCCCCGACGAGGGGGGCGTCGCCGAGACAGGCATGGCCTTCGCGGCGGGCAAGCCGGTGGTGCTTTACTGCGACGATACGCGGGCGCCCTTCCAGGGTGTCCCCGATCCGATGGTGCTGGGCGTGTCTGCCCTCTGGGCCCCCGTGGACCGCATCGAGAAGATTCCCGGGGCAGTGGCGCGGTTATCCAAGGATTTCATCCCGGTCAGTGACGCGGATCCCCCGGCATGGACGGGGGGCCTCTCCCCCGATTTCAGGAAAAAGGCCCTGAGGGGCCGGCGGACCGCGCGCATCCTGAAGCGGCTGTCCTTTCTGAAGCCCGCCGATCTGTTTTGATCGCAGCGCGAGTAAACCCCGGAGACCTGCCGCGGGGTTTTTTATTGTTGCAATAAATCCGGTGATATGCTATATTCTTTATAGGCTGTGAGTTTCCGCCAGGAACACGTGAAGTCATGGAAGAAAAGCGCGAATTCAAACGATATAAAATTTTGGCGTCCGCGACGGTGAAGCATAAGCGCGGCACGGTGGATGCCGTTGCCTATGATATTTCCCAGGGCGGCATATGCTTTGTCAATCCCCAGGTATATGAAGTGGGCGATCCCTGCACGATCGTTATCAATTGCGGAGATATCGCCATAACGAAAAGCGGTGTCATTAAATGGAGAGGAATTGTCAGCTCCGTCGACGGCATGCAGAAGTATGGACTTCAATTCGACGCCATTCTCCTGGAAAACGAGCTTGAAATAATATATAAATCAACCAGTAAAACCCCGGGCAAGGCCGGAAAAAAATGAATATTTCTATCCGCCCGCTTCATATCCCGGCAGCCCCTGTTAATTAAAAAAGTTGGTTGCCAATCCATTATTATCCGGTAGTGTTGAATCCATGATGTACGGGGGAGCCGCTTTCCCGGTTTTGCCGGTTATGGCGGAATATGATATTATATGGAAGATAAACGCAAACATTTAAGGGTGAACATATTCGCATTTATCGCGGTTACCCGTAATCATAAAAAGATCGATGCCATCGCCTACGATGTTTCCCTCGGCGGCATAAGCTTTGTGAACTCCCAAATATTCGAGGTGGGGGACGCCTGCTCGATAGAATTCAATTATAACGGCTTCAACCTCAAAAGAAGCGGCGCCGTCAGGTGGAGGAACATTATCAGCAAGGTCGTGGGCATGAAAAAATACGGCTTTGAATTCGAGGCCGTTCTCTCGGACAGCGACTTTGCAAGGATATGTGAATTATTCATCGAGGAATAGCCGGCCATGAGCAGGGCAGCAATTCAAATGAAAGAAGAATACACAATCCATAATTATCCGAAGAGCAGGATCGGCACTTTTGACGTGGGCGCCATGAGCTCAATGAGGCACCATGTTTTCGGCATCATGGAAGTCGACGTCACGGACGCCCGAAAAAAGATCGCGAAATTAAAGAAAGGCGGCCGCCCTGTCTCTTTTACATCCTGGCTCCTCAAATGCATCGGCGATGTCGTGAATAAGCACCCGGTCATTCATGGCGTGAAAAAGGGGAAGAGAAAGATCATCGCCTTTAATAGTGTCGACATCTCCATAATGATTGAAAAAATGGTCGGTTCCGTTCCGGTGCCCATTCCCTATATTGTGCGCGAAGCGAATGGCAAGTCGATTGCGGATATCTATAAAGAGATCAGGGCCGCCAGGGACCAGCGTATAGAAGATGAAGGCGATTATGTTCTGGGTGAAAGCCGGGGCAGGCTCCTGATGTATCTCTATTACCTGCTCCCGGGGTTTATGAGGCGGCTCTCGTGGAAGATCATTCTGTCCAATCCGAAGCTGGTGAAGAATCTCATGGGCTCGGTCATCGTCACGTCCGTGGGCATGGTCGCCAATGTCAGGGGATGGATTATTCCCCGGAGCATTCACCCCCTCTGCTTTGCCATAGGCTCCATCAACCCCAGACCCGGTGTCGTCAATGGAGAGATATGCGTCAGGGAGTACCTGCCCATCACCGTCCTGATCGATCATGATGTGATTGACGGATCCCCTGCCGTAAGGGTGATCAACGAGCTGGTCCGGGCCCTTGAAGGGGGATACCTGCTGTAAGGCTTCGCCGGGCCTTGCGCCGGCATTACAATTCTCCCGGGAGTCTGCTTGAATGATTAAAAAGTGTGATCTGCTGTCAACGACGGTTATAAAAGTATGTTGTGTTGTGGCGCCATTAATCATCATCGGCGCCGGCTCAGCCCTGTTCCTCTGTACCCATGACTTGAATATCTTGTCCGATGGAAAAGTCCCATGGTGGCTGGCGGCTCTTTTTTTCGCCGGTGTCGCCGGGATCTGGCTCTGCGCATTCCCATGTTGCATGCTGGCCCTGTCATACCTCAGGCGGATCAGGGACAAAAAATCTTTCGCCATTGAAGCCGAAATTCAGAAAAGCATCGAGCTGTGCGAGGCAATACTGGGCGGGGCCATCGCCGTCCGCCCTTCGGGAAAATCTGTCTTTGACCTGAGTCTTTACAACGCCCTTGTCGCCAGGGATCCGGGGTTACCGGCCGGGGAGGCCGGGGAGTTATTCAGGTGCAACATGGGCAGGGTGCTGGCGCTTCTGGTCGATGTCGAGAGGAGGTTCGCCGAGCTGGAAAAGATGGGGAAGGACCCCTCCGCGATTTTCGGCCATGGGTATTGCCGCCATCTCATGACGGTCATGAAGTCCTGGATCGCCAGGCAGCGCGGAAACTGCGTCCTCGACACCTATGATAGCTTCGGGGATATCCTCAAGTATTTCGAGGTGAACGTCTAGGATGGAACATGCATTGAGGGACGACCTGCTGGTTATGTCGAAAAATATCAGATAGCATTGTAACCCCATCTATTAATCAAAAAAAAAGCGAAGGCGGGGATGATCATCTCCGCCTTCGCTTTTATCGATCCTGGCCCTGATTCGGGGAAAGAACATCATAAATTGTAAAATAATGTAAAATATAATTGACAAAAAGTATAAAAAACTATACATTATGTATTATATAATATACATCTAGGGGGTGACTTTGTGCCTCATTCAATACAAAATTTAAAAATTGTTAATAAGATCCATGTATATCGCGCGGAAAAAAGGATAACCCAGCAGCAGCTGGCTGACGCGATCGGCGTCACGAGGGGAACCATCGTGGCGATAGAAAAAGGGAATTACAATCCTTCGCTGGAACTGGCGTTCCGCATATCGAGATATTTCGATGCAGACATCAATTCAATATTCAGGATAGAGGAGTCAACCGATGAATAAGATACATTCTTTCATACTCAAATATTTGGTGCTTTCATTCCCCGCGGTCATAATCCTGCTGCTATGGGGCTTCATCCAGGACCAGCTGGATGTTTCGAATATGAATAACCCGGTTATCTACATCATAAGGGAGGTCCTGTCATGGCACCTTATGGCGTGGTTCGTCATACTTATAGGCACCCTTGTCGCGCTTCTACTGTCGCCGAATTTCCGCGACGCCGTGTTCGCGAAACTGGCGCGGATCAGGGACAGGGACGAGCGCGAAAGCCACATCATAGGCAGGGCAAGCAGATTCTCGTTTTTTTCCACCCTGGCCCTCCTCGTGTTCCTGCTGTTTTTTACGACATTGAACGTATCCGTTTCAAGGATTCCGCCCGAAAAGGCGATCGATGGGAAGCGGCACTCCCTGTCCCTGGGACTGTCCTTCAACCTGTGGGAACTAAAGAAGGGCGGGGAAGAGCCTGAATATGTGATCGCATCTACCGAGGCCTATAGCCTGTCGAAGCAGGTCGTGCTCATTCTCCTTATCGCGTGGCACATGGGGACCTTCTTTTATTGTTCTAACAAATTGAAGGCGCGGGAGTAAGTTGAATGCCCGGCCTGTCGATGGATCAGACTCCCGGCAAGATCCCGGCCCTGGAAAGGGCAATAACAATTATCCATTGACCACGTTTCTCTTGATGCCGCCCAGGAAGCTCCTGATATTCTCCGCGATCTCGCCGAGGAGCCTGCGCCGCGACTCGATGCTGGCCCAGGCGATGTGGGGGGTAAGGATAAGATTGGGCGCTTTGAGGAGCGGATCGTCCGCCCGGGGAGGTTCCGTCTCCATCACGTCCAGGGCCGCGCCCGCTATGGCGCCGGTTTCAAGGGCCTCGCGCAGGGCGGCGGGATCCACGATGGGTCCCCTGGCCATGTTGATGAGAAAGGCCCTCTTTTTCATGCGTGAAATGAACTCTCGGTTTACAAGGCCATTGGAATAGTCGCTCAGGGGCATATGGATGGTGATGAAATCCGACTGTTCCGCCAGTTCCGTCAGCCCGGCCCGCCGATAGGGGGACGCCGATGACGTCTCCCCGCGCCTGAGGGCGATGACCTTCATATCGAGGGCCTCGCAGACCTTCGCGACCTTTGTTCCAATGGCGCCGAGACCCATGATGCCCACGGTCTTTCCCTCGAGGTCCGAGAAGGGCCATGTTCCCAGGGTGTATATATTCGACCGGGACCAGGCGCCGTCATGGGCGGCTCTGTCGTATTTCAGGAGGTTCGTGGAAAGGGCCAGGATAAAGGTCATGGTGAGCTGCGCCACGGAGGCGGTGGAATATCCGGGGACATTGGCCACGGTGATACCGCGCCTGCGGGCCTCGGCGATGTCGATATTGTTGTAGCCCGTGGCCGCTTCCGCTATCATCTTCAGATCGGGGCAGCGGGACAGGTTGTCGGCGTTGAACACCACCTTGTTGGTGATGGCCACGGCCGCGCCGGCGCACCGGTCAGCCACCTGGTCCGGGGATGTGAATCCATGGCACTGGAGGTCGCCGATCTCCCGGAAAGGCGAAAAATCGATATCGCCGTAGTCTATGGTGGAGGCGTCAAGAAATACTATTCCGGGCTTCATGGTGTTCACTCCTGTTCATGATTATTGAACCGGAAGGGGGAGGGATTTTCAAGAATAAAAAAAGGAAACTAATCCTGAATATTTGTAAGGGTGGAGGGCAAAACCGCGAAGGCGAGTAAACGCATCCTCGCCTTCGCATTACATGGGGCGTAACCAAAAACATTAAGCTGACACTCAATTAATGCTTGCTAATTTTAAGGATACCCTGTGAGCACTATATATGCCTTGCCTTATACGGCGAATAATCCGGTAAAATAAAAAATTCCTCAGGAATCGAACCATGCATAATTCTCTCTCAAGCCGCATCACATGCATCTCCCTGGCGGTTCTCGCCGCGCTGGCGATCATGACGGCCCGCCCGCCCATCTCCATGGCGGACACCTACAGCGTGGGGGGCTATGTGACGACCCAGTTCGGCGGGTACAACTGGACCTTCAATAAGTCGTCCGATTACGTATATGTCGTGCAAAATCCGCCTTCCTCCAGCACGCCGGTGCTGACCGGCGGCGGCGCGGTCTGGGCCGGGGAATTCCTTGACGGAGAGTTCATGGTCAGGCAAAGCCTCGGTTTTGAGGCGCTCATCGCCGACCGGTTCTCCATGACCCGTTTTTCCTTCGTGAACACCTTCGCCTATGTTCCCTACAGGACCGAAAAGCTTTCCTTCTGGTTCGGGCCCCAGCTGAACCTGTTCTACATCTGGGGTAATGACACGAAGAAGGGCCTCTTCCTCTACACCGATTACCTTGTCACCAATATCCCTTACTACAAGAAAAGGTCTTACAGGCTGCTCCCCGTCGGCACCGGCCTGGCCATGGGCCTGAATTACGACGTCCATCAGAACGTGCTGATGTCCTTTGAATGGGGCCTTCACCTTTCCACGTCCCTGTACGGCAAGTCCCGCGAGGTCGGCAGGGGCAAGGCATCGGTGACGGCCTACGAGGGATATATCGCCATCTCGGCCCTGTACCGCTTCGGCGAGGCATTCAAACCGTCGGAGTTCGAAGAGTAGGGCGGGGCTGATCCCGGGATACATGATGGAACGATATATCGATTATGCCATAATCGCCGCGTACCTGGTCGGCGTGACCGTTTTCGGGATCCTCGCCGGCGGGAGGCAGCGCTCCGTGAAGGACTATTTCCTCGGCGGGAAGAGCCTTCCCTGGTGGGCGGTGGGATTTTCCATCGTGGCCAGCGAGACGAGCACCCTCACGTTCATCAGCATCCCCGGCCTGGCCTACAGTACGGACATGCGCTTTCTCCAGCTCGTCTTCGGCTATTTCATCGGAAGGATCATCGTGAGCCTGGTCTTCATCCCGGCCTACTACCGGGGCGACCTTGAGACAGCCTACGATTTTATCGGAAAGCGCTTCGGCTTTTCCCTGAGGAAATTCTCGTCGTCGGTCTTCATCATCACCAGGGTGCTGGCGTCTGGGGTGCGCCTCTTCGCCACGTCCATCCCCCTCCATATCATCACCGGCTGGAGCTACACCGCCTGCATCCTCCTCATCGGGGCCTTCACCCTGGCCTACACCTACGTCGGCGGCCTCAAGGCCGTGGTGGCCATGGACGTTGTGCAGCTCTTCATCTACCTCGGCGGCGCGGCCCTCTCCCTGTATGTCATCCTGGGACACCTGCCGGGCGGCTGGAGCGACGTGGTCGCCCGGGCAGCGGCGGGCGGGGCCGACAAGTTCAACGTCGTCAATTGGGGCAACGGCGGCGGCATCGCCGGGTTCCTGTCGTCGCCCTATACCCTGGTGGGAGGGGTTCTGGGCGGCACCTTCCTGACCATGGCCTCCCACGGCACGGACCAGCTGCTGGTGCAGCGGCTCCTGGGGTGCCGGTCGAAGGCCGACAGCCAGAGAGCCCTCATGCTGGACGCGTCCTTCATCCTGTTGCAGTTCCTCTTTTTCCTGGTCCTGGGAATCGGCCTCTACGCCTTTTACGACGGCGCGTCCCTGGCGAAGCTTGGCCTTTCATCGT comes from Spirochaetota bacterium and encodes:
- a CDS encoding PilZ domain-containing protein, whose product is MEEKREFKRYKILASATVKHKRGTVDAVAYDISQGGICFVNPQVYEVGDPCTIVINCGDIAITKSGVIKWRGIVSSVDGMQKYGLQFDAILLENELEIIYKSTSKTPGKAGKK
- a CDS encoding helix-turn-helix transcriptional regulator; the encoded protein is MVNKIHVYRAEKRITQQQLADAIGVTRGTIVAIEKGNYNPSLELAFRISRYFDADINSIFRIEESTDE
- a CDS encoding PilZ domain-containing protein; translated protein: MEDKRKHLRVNIFAFIAVTRNHKKIDAIAYDVSLGGISFVNSQIFEVGDACSIEFNYNGFNLKRSGAVRWRNIISKVVGMKKYGFEFEAVLSDSDFARICELFIEE
- a CDS encoding nucleoside 2-deoxyribosyltransferase, which gives rise to MNDRPLIYCSGPLFCRGEIDAMAGIARVLEDAGYETFLPHRDGLEAFVTGKTDDYLSNLCTPLVRLMHHLAFCVDLYYILKCDCMVMNMNGRVPDEGGVAETGMAFAAGKPVVLYCDDTRAPFQGVPDPMVLGVSALWAPVDRIEKIPGAVARLSKDFIPVSDADPPAWTGGLSPDFRKKALRGRRTARILKRLSFLKPADLF
- a CDS encoding D-2-hydroxyacid dehydrogenase, with protein sequence MKPGIVFLDASTIDYGDIDFSPFREIGDLQCHGFTSPDQVADRCAGAAVAITNKVVFNADNLSRCPDLKMIAEAATGYNNIDIAEARRRGITVANVPGYSTASVAQLTMTFILALSTNLLKYDRAAHDGAWSRSNIYTLGTWPFSDLEGKTVGIMGLGAIGTKVAKVCEALDMKVIALRRGETSSASPYRRAGLTELAEQSDFITIHMPLSDYSNGLVNREFISRMKKRAFLINMARGPIVDPAALREALETGAIAGAALDVMETEPPRADDPLLKAPNLILTPHIAWASIESRRRLLGEIAENIRSFLGGIKRNVVNG
- a CDS encoding 2-oxo acid dehydrogenase subunit E2, which produces MKEEYTIHNYPKSRIGTFDVGAMSSMRHHVFGIMEVDVTDARKKIAKLKKGGRPVSFTSWLLKCIGDVVNKHPVIHGVKKGKRKIIAFNSVDISIMIEKMVGSVPVPIPYIVREANGKSIADIYKEIRAARDQRIEDEGDYVLGESRGRLLMYLYYLLPGFMRRLSWKIILSNPKLVKNLMGSVIVTSVGMVANVRGWIIPRSIHPLCFAIGSINPRPGVVNGEICVREYLPITVLIDHDVIDGSPAVRVINELVRALEGGYLL
- a CDS encoding sodium:solute symporter — translated: MERYIDYAIIAAYLVGVTVFGILAGGRQRSVKDYFLGGKSLPWWAVGFSIVASETSTLTFISIPGLAYSTDMRFLQLVFGYFIGRIIVSLVFIPAYYRGDLETAYDFIGKRFGFSLRKFSSSVFIITRVLASGVRLFATSIPLHIITGWSYTACILLIGAFTLAYTYVGGLKAVVAMDVVQLFIYLGGAALSLYVILGHLPGGWSDVVARAAAGGADKFNVVNWGNGGGIAGFLSSPYTLVGGVLGGTFLTMASHGTDQLLVQRLLGCRSKADSQRALMLDASFILLQFLFFLVLGIGLYAFYDGASLAKLGLSSSDEVFPKFIVEELPVGVSGFVIAGVLASAMGSLSSSISSLASSTCLDLFALTAKDKQIDEKKGIFWSRFFTLVWGIVLIGGAMLFTDTKNPVVELGLKIASITYGALLGTFFLGLLTKTTGAIDAFAGFIAALAVMAAVLFFTTIDYTWHTFIGCAVCIVTGILVHRARAIFTGQGDKK